The following proteins come from a genomic window of Polyangiaceae bacterium:
- the pilM gene encoding pilus assembly protein PilM, with amino-acid sequence MARLVGIDIRATQVRAVLLRTSYKKVAIEQMLEVDLSQVATVEDAIRAVAIPLAQHSESMAVSVEGESAFIHRITLPSTALKQVEEVLPFEVEAQIPVDMDELVYDWRILARAGTGPVTVMTAAARIEQVRSKIQQLSSIVGRDPERVGVGPLPLANLSSLSPELAGPEPVAIVDLGGSRTEILILKNGEPVYARTLSRGIAGISRDAPESAAALAGELRQSFISWVNTGGAPVSVVHLVGGGAAAAGAEAYLSSELRIPVQQLPNLGFADVTPDQAASIPRFAKAIALALSLVGRGKDLDLRRGPLAYQRGYGFLKDKIPLLTGLAAGILISFGFATWAELRVLSADQEVLTKALGNLTKSVLGQETEDPEEAMNLLQLAKSREEVDPMPQLDAFDVLVEISRAVPMSMTHDIEEFDMQRGHVKVNGVVNDTQDAQQIATTLKEVKCFEDVKISKITQVINGDRQKYVLELDVKCPEEKKKTKKEKEKTTDDSAEPSE; translated from the coding sequence ATGGCACGTCTCGTAGGCATCGACATCCGCGCGACCCAAGTCCGCGCAGTGCTCTTGCGCACCAGCTACAAGAAGGTGGCGATCGAGCAAATGCTCGAGGTGGACCTGTCTCAGGTGGCCACGGTGGAAGACGCCATCCGCGCCGTCGCGATCCCGCTGGCCCAGCACAGCGAGAGCATGGCGGTCAGTGTAGAAGGCGAGAGCGCCTTCATCCATCGCATCACGCTGCCGAGCACCGCGTTGAAGCAAGTAGAAGAGGTGCTGCCTTTCGAGGTCGAGGCGCAGATCCCGGTGGACATGGACGAGCTGGTGTACGACTGGCGCATCCTGGCCCGGGCCGGCACCGGGCCCGTGACGGTGATGACCGCCGCCGCGCGCATCGAACAGGTGCGCAGCAAGATCCAGCAGCTGTCCTCCATCGTCGGGCGCGATCCAGAACGGGTGGGCGTGGGTCCGCTGCCGCTGGCGAATCTCAGCAGCCTGTCGCCGGAGCTGGCGGGGCCGGAGCCCGTGGCCATCGTGGACTTGGGCGGGAGCCGCACGGAAATCCTGATCCTGAAGAACGGCGAGCCGGTCTACGCGCGCACGCTGTCTCGAGGTATCGCCGGCATCTCTCGCGACGCTCCGGAGTCCGCAGCAGCGCTGGCGGGGGAGCTCCGGCAGTCGTTCATCTCCTGGGTGAATACCGGCGGCGCGCCGGTCTCCGTGGTGCATCTGGTGGGCGGTGGCGCGGCGGCGGCCGGTGCCGAGGCGTACCTGTCCAGCGAGCTCCGCATTCCAGTCCAGCAGCTGCCGAACCTGGGCTTTGCGGACGTCACGCCGGACCAGGCGGCCTCCATCCCGCGCTTCGCCAAGGCCATCGCGTTGGCCCTCAGCTTGGTCGGACGCGGCAAGGACCTGGATCTGCGCCGTGGCCCCCTCGCGTATCAGCGTGGCTACGGTTTCTTGAAGGACAAGATCCCGCTCCTGACGGGGCTCGCAGCGGGCATCTTGATCAGCTTCGGCTTCGCCACCTGGGCGGAGCTCCGCGTGCTGTCGGCGGACCAGGAAGTGCTCACCAAGGCCCTCGGCAACCTCACCAAGAGCGTGCTGGGTCAGGAGACGGAAGACCCCGAGGAGGCGATGAATCTCCTGCAGCTGGCCAAGTCCCGCGAAGAAGTGGACCCCATGCCGCAGCTGGACGCCTTCGACGTGCTGGTGGAGATCAGCCGCGCCGTGCCCATGAGCATGACTCACGACATTGAAGAGTTCGACATGCAGCGTGGTCACGTGAAGGTGAACGGCGTCGTGAACGACACGCAGGACGCGCAGCAGATCGCCACCACGCTGAAGGAAGTGAAGTGCTTCGAGGACGTGAAGATTTCGAAGATCACCCAGGTGATCAACGGGGATCGCCAGAAGTACGTACTGGAGCTGGACGTGAAGTGCCCAGAGGAGAAGAAGAAGACGAAGAAAGAGAAGGAAAAGACCACGGACGACAGCGCGGAGCCGTCGGAGTAG
- a CDS encoding general secretion pathway protein GspK produces MALILVLSSLTILAVMLAEFQDETAAEMGSALSTRDSLKAEYAARSAVNLSRLLIASEPTIRKALAPLFLLMKQGPPQIPVWEFADQVLGAFNSEEGNESFKLLAGVDIADGKNLGMEGAGFDVKVVDEDSKINLNVAARGDAFSQARLAEQLIGLMANPTYDKMFENRDADGQFSDRQTICAAVVDWVDPDQDAYVCDPHSGTAQQAGAEDSFYQLLKKPYSRKNAAFDSLAELHLIRGVSDDFWSTFVDPDPDSPDKRVVTVWGQGKINVNTANGQTILAIVCGGATPGTPLCTDPTMQATFLSAMTMAKGFTMGAPLFSSPKAFINAVKGKGMVGTMLAALNVKPVTLLSETETMKAVATQSKVFSVYATGVVKAGKRETRVRVHAVIDFRGAPPPGAPPGTPGVDEALENQPTTGGTATGGQSQTPSNLPDGATEAAIAAAFQPSPGGNIIYYRID; encoded by the coding sequence GTGGCGCTCATCCTGGTGCTCAGCTCGCTGACGATCTTGGCGGTGATGCTGGCGGAGTTTCAGGACGAGACGGCGGCGGAGATGGGCAGCGCGCTCTCCACGCGGGATTCCCTCAAGGCGGAGTACGCCGCGCGCAGCGCCGTGAACCTGTCGCGCCTGCTCATCGCTTCGGAGCCCACCATCCGCAAGGCGCTGGCGCCCCTGTTCCTGCTCATGAAGCAGGGCCCGCCGCAGATCCCGGTGTGGGAGTTCGCCGATCAAGTCCTGGGTGCCTTCAACAGCGAGGAGGGCAACGAGTCCTTCAAGCTGCTGGCCGGCGTGGACATCGCCGACGGCAAGAACCTGGGCATGGAGGGCGCTGGCTTCGACGTGAAGGTCGTGGACGAGGATTCGAAGATCAACCTGAACGTCGCCGCGCGGGGCGATGCCTTCAGCCAAGCGCGGCTGGCCGAGCAGCTCATCGGCCTGATGGCGAACCCCACCTACGACAAGATGTTCGAGAACCGCGACGCGGACGGACAGTTCTCGGACCGGCAGACGATCTGCGCCGCAGTGGTGGACTGGGTCGACCCGGACCAGGATGCCTACGTGTGCGATCCCCACTCGGGAACCGCGCAGCAGGCAGGCGCCGAGGACTCCTTCTATCAACTGCTCAAGAAGCCATACTCCCGCAAGAACGCGGCCTTCGACAGTCTCGCGGAGCTGCACCTGATCCGCGGCGTGAGCGACGACTTCTGGTCCACCTTCGTGGATCCGGATCCCGACAGTCCCGACAAGCGCGTCGTCACCGTGTGGGGGCAAGGGAAGATCAACGTCAACACCGCCAACGGCCAGACCATCCTGGCCATCGTGTGTGGCGGCGCCACTCCGGGCACGCCGCTGTGCACCGACCCGACGATGCAGGCGACGTTCCTGAGCGCGATGACCATGGCCAAGGGTTTCACCATGGGCGCGCCGCTGTTCAGCTCGCCCAAGGCCTTTATCAATGCGGTGAAAGGCAAGGGCATGGTCGGCACCATGCTGGCGGCGCTGAACGTGAAGCCGGTGACGCTGCTCTCCGAGACGGAGACGATGAAAGCCGTCGCGACCCAGAGCAAGGTGTTCAGCGTGTATGCCACGGGCGTGGTGAAGGCCGGGAAGCGCGAGACCCGCGTGCGGGTGCACGCCGTGATCGACTTCCGCGGAGCGCCACCGCCGGGCGCGCCACCCGGCACTCCGGGCGTGGACGAGGCGCTCGAGAATCAGCCGACCACCGGGGGAACGGCCACCGGCGGGCAATCCCAGACTCCCAGCAACCTCCCAGACGGTGCCACCGAGGCCGCCATCGCGGCCGCATTCCAGCCGAGCCCCGGCGGGAACATCATCTACTATCGGATCGACTGA
- a CDS encoding type II secretion system protein GspG translates to MRLRRGTEQRIFFPWENRDGLLRRFRTGRVRPFLIALSVVGFVVLVGVRERRRAGVRQTRATLLDARVAVDSYMAGHDGGCPETLAEVATATGFERGFADAWGRPLRFTCPSHREGLAYDLTSDGPDGKPGGLDRIQ, encoded by the coding sequence ATGCGACTCAGGCGAGGAACGGAGCAGCGCATCTTCTTTCCCTGGGAAAACCGGGATGGATTGCTGCGCCGTTTTCGCACCGGTCGCGTGCGCCCGTTTCTGATCGCGCTCTCGGTGGTCGGCTTCGTGGTGCTGGTAGGGGTGCGAGAGCGCCGGCGCGCTGGCGTGCGCCAGACTCGCGCTACGCTGCTCGATGCGCGCGTGGCGGTGGACTCCTACATGGCGGGCCACGACGGCGGCTGTCCCGAAACCCTGGCCGAGGTGGCGACCGCCACCGGATTCGAGCGCGGTTTCGCGGACGCTTGGGGGCGCCCCCTGCGTTTCACCTGTCCGAGCCACAGAGAAGGCTTGGCCTACGACCTCACGAGCGACGGACCCGACGGCAAGCCCGGGGGTCTCGACCGCATTCAATGA
- a CDS encoding prepilin-type N-terminal cleavage/methylation domain-containing protein, which produces MIHALHLQAHSHRRRRRGVTLVEVLIVVALIALLSGAVVFGSGMLSSSRQRAAATLIVAGVRMGITRANSTGRPVRMVFDLKEQRVMLEESSSRVMLREKEEANTGGGAEPATEAEKAAKAEAERVLEGPHAPRARFAPVKQFGFDGDEGQGRELGSGIEFKSVQTEHDEEPRTEGRAYLYFFPGGGTERASIQIRKKGSTDGLTVLVSPLTGRANIKKGDVDLEAPRIDEEFGEREEETP; this is translated from the coding sequence ATGATCCACGCTCTGCACCTCCAAGCTCACTCCCACCGCCGCCGGCGGCGCGGGGTGACGCTCGTCGAGGTGCTGATCGTGGTGGCGCTCATCGCCTTGCTTTCGGGTGCAGTGGTGTTCGGCTCGGGAATGCTCTCGAGTAGCCGCCAACGCGCAGCGGCAACGTTGATCGTCGCTGGCGTGCGCATGGGCATCACCCGGGCCAACAGCACCGGGCGCCCGGTGCGGATGGTCTTCGACCTGAAAGAGCAGCGCGTGATGCTCGAGGAGAGCTCGAGCCGCGTCATGTTGCGGGAAAAGGAAGAAGCGAACACGGGCGGCGGCGCCGAACCGGCAACGGAAGCCGAAAAGGCCGCGAAGGCCGAGGCGGAGCGAGTTTTGGAAGGGCCGCACGCACCGCGGGCTCGTTTTGCGCCGGTGAAACAGTTCGGCTTCGATGGCGACGAAGGCCAAGGGCGCGAGCTCGGCAGCGGCATCGAGTTCAAGTCGGTGCAGACGGAGCACGACGAGGAGCCGCGGACCGAGGGGCGAGCCTATCTCTACTTCTTTCCGGGCGGCGGCACCGAGCGTGCGTCCATCCAGATCCGAAAGAAGGGTTCCACGGACGGCCTGACGGTGCTGGTGAGTCCGCTCACCGGACGGGCCAACATCAAGAAGGGTGACGTGGATCTCGAGGCTCCCCGCATCGACGAGGAGTTCGGCGAACGGGAGGAGGAGACTCCATGA
- a CDS encoding prepilin-type N-terminal cleavage/methylation domain-containing protein: MTQRGFTLLEVLVAIAILGLGLTVILSSQVGLFSSAQRAETLSVATNLARCKMSEEEVELLTKGYPLVESHDEGECCEDEDSRGFRCEWKVERVELPQPQELSGGDGGLGDQGGLGALGALATVQQTNGAALGTDGGIGGLASLLSGAAAGGGTQGMAPLVMSLVYPDLKPMLEASIRKVTVKVLWKEGSKERSFDLVQYVTNPQQGGLDPNAAKGLDQLLPEE; encoded by the coding sequence ATGACCCAGCGCGGCTTCACCTTGCTCGAGGTGCTCGTGGCGATCGCCATTCTGGGCCTGGGGTTGACGGTGATCCTGTCCAGTCAGGTCGGGCTGTTCTCCAGCGCGCAGCGCGCGGAAACGCTGAGCGTTGCCACCAATCTCGCTCGCTGCAAGATGAGCGAAGAAGAGGTGGAGCTCCTCACCAAGGGATACCCGCTGGTGGAGTCCCACGACGAAGGCGAGTGTTGCGAGGACGAGGACAGCCGCGGCTTTCGATGTGAATGGAAGGTGGAGCGCGTGGAGCTCCCGCAGCCGCAGGAATTGTCCGGCGGCGATGGCGGACTTGGCGATCAAGGAGGTCTCGGCGCTCTGGGCGCATTGGCGACGGTGCAGCAGACCAACGGCGCGGCCCTGGGTACGGACGGGGGCATCGGCGGCCTCGCCAGCTTGCTCTCCGGCGCCGCCGCCGGGGGCGGCACTCAGGGCATGGCGCCCCTGGTGATGAGCCTGGTGTATCCGGATCTGAAGCCCATGCTGGAAGCCAGCATCCGCAAGGTCACGGTGAAGGTGCTGTGGAAGGAAGGCTCCAAGGAGCGGAGCTTCGACCTGGTGCAGTACGTCACCAACCCGCAGCAGGGCGGCCTGGATCCGAACGCTGCCAAGGGCCTCGACCAACTGCTGCCGGAGGAATGA
- a CDS encoding prepilin-type N-terminal cleavage/methylation domain-containing protein produces MMRRARRLPRIAGFTLVELLVAISILAMISVLVYSAFSGLKRSKEGIQRVTDRYREGRLAMARISRELQGAYLSTHMPINQALAVEKTAFTGRRGTPADRVDFNSFCHRRMDRNSHESDQAEISYFGSADPKKDGTTDLVRRESGHPDMYPERGGRVDVLATDIDLFDLEYLDPLTGQWTETWDTTQAVGQAARLPLQVRVLLVLNGGQRSSAGRGRKTIRFVSKIPIPIQKPLTFATQ; encoded by the coding sequence ATGATGCGTCGAGCCCGCCGCCTCCCGCGCATTGCCGGCTTCACTCTCGTGGAGCTCTTGGTGGCCATCTCCATCTTGGCGATGATCAGCGTGCTGGTGTACTCGGCCTTCTCCGGTCTCAAGCGCAGCAAGGAAGGGATCCAGCGCGTCACGGATCGCTACCGCGAAGGGCGGCTGGCGATGGCGCGCATCTCACGAGAGCTGCAGGGCGCGTATCTCTCCACCCACATGCCCATCAACCAGGCCCTCGCCGTGGAGAAGACGGCGTTCACCGGGCGTCGGGGAACGCCAGCGGATCGCGTGGACTTCAACTCCTTCTGCCACCGCCGAATGGATCGAAACTCCCACGAGTCGGACCAGGCGGAAATCTCCTACTTTGGCTCGGCGGATCCCAAGAAGGATGGCACCACGGACCTGGTGCGGCGCGAGAGCGGGCACCCGGACATGTACCCCGAGCGCGGCGGTCGCGTGGACGTGCTGGCCACGGACATCGATCTGTTCGACCTCGAATACCTCGATCCCCTCACCGGGCAGTGGACGGAGACCTGGGATACCACCCAGGCCGTGGGGCAGGCGGCACGCCTGCCGCTTCAGGTCCGCGTGCTCCTCGTGCTGAACGGCGGGCAGCGCAGCTCTGCCGGGCGCGGGCGCAAGACCATCCGATTCGTTTCCAAGATCCCGATCCCCATCCAGAAACCTCTCACCTTCGCCACCCAGTGA
- a CDS encoding type II secretion system protein: MIDKKHYRLARALARRRGVTLVEVLIVVAIIAMVAGGVAVFALPKYREAQKTSAETGARVIRQAVQSWQAANNEVACPTVSQLVQEKNLDPGANTNDPWGSAYILNCTEDDVIVTSSGPDKKKGTKDDIRVPKAVSAADE, encoded by the coding sequence ATGATCGACAAGAAGCACTACCGTCTGGCCCGCGCCCTCGCTCGGAGGCGTGGCGTCACCCTCGTAGAGGTTCTCATCGTCGTTGCGATCATCGCCATGGTTGCTGGCGGCGTCGCCGTCTTCGCGCTGCCGAAGTACCGCGAGGCGCAGAAGACCAGCGCGGAGACCGGAGCGCGGGTGATCCGCCAGGCGGTGCAGAGCTGGCAGGCCGCGAACAACGAAGTCGCGTGCCCGACGGTGAGCCAGCTGGTGCAGGAGAAGAACCTCGATCCCGGCGCCAACACCAACGACCCCTGGGGCTCGGCCTACATCCTCAACTGCACCGAAGACGACGTGATCGTCACCTCCTCTGGACCCGACAAGAAGAAGGGCACCAAGGACGACATCCGCGTCCCGAAGGCAGTCAGCGCCGCCGACGAGTGA
- the gspF gene encoding type II secretion system inner membrane protein GspF, with the protein MAVYEYKGIQIDTGKPVKGYRDADNAKALRALLRRDGILLTLATEESKRKAKAKKDIDLFAFFRRPSASDIAVMTRQLATLVRAGVPLVDSIAALTEQVEKEQLQRILTSVRENLNEGTAFAKCLEKHPKVFPPLYVNMVAAGEASGTLEAVLERLADFMEGQARLKGKVVSALAYPVLMVFIGSVLVSFLMIAVVPKVTSIFENLGQALPWYTSVLIFVSNVLAGYWWLILILLVSGFFGFRRWKKKPAGKLKWDSMQLRWPIFGRLNLLVAVARFSRTLATLLASGVPLLKAMEIGRNVLGNSRLEGVVSEAIGSIREGESIAEPLKRSGQFPPMVTHMIAVGERTGQLEAMLENVSRAYEADVETRVTALTSLLEPLMIMILGGVVGFIAMAILMPLIQMNNLVQ; encoded by the coding sequence ATGGCGGTCTACGAGTACAAAGGCATCCAGATCGACACCGGCAAGCCGGTGAAGGGATACCGAGACGCGGACAACGCCAAGGCGCTCCGAGCGCTGCTGCGTCGCGACGGCATCTTGCTGACGCTGGCCACGGAGGAGAGCAAGCGCAAGGCGAAGGCCAAGAAGGACATCGATCTCTTCGCCTTCTTTCGCCGCCCGTCGGCCTCCGACATCGCGGTGATGACGCGCCAGTTGGCCACGCTGGTGCGCGCCGGCGTTCCGCTGGTGGACTCGATCGCCGCGCTCACCGAGCAGGTCGAAAAGGAACAGCTGCAGCGCATTCTCACCAGCGTGCGCGAGAACTTGAACGAAGGTACGGCCTTCGCCAAGTGCCTGGAGAAGCACCCCAAGGTGTTCCCGCCGCTGTACGTGAACATGGTGGCCGCGGGAGAGGCCTCCGGCACCCTGGAAGCCGTGCTCGAGCGTCTGGCGGACTTCATGGAGGGCCAGGCCCGGCTCAAGGGCAAGGTCGTGTCCGCGCTCGCGTACCCGGTGCTGATGGTGTTCATCGGCTCCGTGCTGGTCAGCTTCTTGATGATCGCCGTGGTGCCCAAGGTCACCAGCATCTTCGAGAACCTGGGGCAAGCGCTGCCCTGGTACACGAGCGTGCTGATCTTCGTGTCCAACGTGCTTGCGGGCTACTGGTGGTTGATCCTCATTCTGCTCGTCTCCGGCTTCTTCGGGTTCCGGCGCTGGAAGAAGAAGCCCGCCGGCAAGCTGAAGTGGGACAGCATGCAGCTGCGCTGGCCCATCTTCGGGCGTTTGAATCTGCTGGTGGCGGTGGCGCGCTTCTCGCGCACCTTGGCCACGCTGCTGGCCAGCGGCGTGCCGCTGCTCAAGGCCATGGAAATCGGCCGGAACGTGCTCGGAAACTCTCGCCTCGAGGGGGTCGTGTCCGAAGCCATCGGGTCCATCCGCGAGGGCGAGAGCATCGCCGAGCCGCTGAAACGGAGCGGTCAGTTCCCACCGATGGTCACCCACATGATCGCCGTGGGCGAGCGCACGGGACAGCTGGAGGCCATGCTGGAGAACGTGAGCCGCGCCTACGAAGCCGACGTGGAGACCCGCGTCACCGCGCTGACCAGCCTCTTGGAGCCGCTGATGATCATGATCCTCGGCGGCGTGGTCGGCTTCATCGCGATGGCGATTTTGATGCCCCTGATTCAGATGAACAACTTGGTGCAGTGA
- the gspN gene encoding type II secretion system protein GspN, with protein MSPRLKKILKALGYPVFYLAVFSIFLIVTFPYDRLKERVIVEFNARQPAGNGARLSIDDMSGYWLSGVEAEGIKLTPAPEPPDEDGKVKEPKPLTIDEAHARVSILRLLVGTLHVSFAADAFGGEISGYTSDANETRTIEVELDGVNVGDVPLLTNAVGLPMTGALSGTIDLKLPESKLSKAEGKIDLKITDLSVGDGKAKIRNTIALPKLDAGEMTFTAEATDGRLKIEKFSAKGKDIEVVADGSVRLRDPMDQSLAELSLRFAFSDAYKNKNDITRGLFGAPGSSMPGLFDLDPKTKRAKRPDGFYAWRLVGPLGRMEPQPAPMGASGSAAPSRSMRGFSPR; from the coding sequence GTGAGTCCGCGCTTGAAGAAGATCCTGAAGGCTCTCGGCTACCCCGTCTTTTACCTCGCGGTGTTCTCCATCTTCCTGATCGTGACCTTCCCGTACGATCGCCTGAAGGAACGCGTGATCGTGGAGTTCAACGCGCGCCAGCCCGCTGGCAACGGCGCCCGACTCAGCATCGACGACATGAGCGGGTATTGGCTCAGCGGCGTCGAAGCGGAAGGCATCAAACTCACTCCGGCGCCCGAGCCACCGGACGAGGACGGCAAGGTGAAGGAGCCGAAGCCGCTCACCATCGACGAGGCCCACGCCCGGGTATCGATCCTCCGGCTCTTGGTGGGGACGCTCCACGTTTCCTTCGCGGCGGACGCCTTCGGTGGCGAGATCTCCGGCTACACGTCCGACGCCAACGAGACCCGCACCATCGAGGTCGAGCTCGATGGCGTGAACGTGGGTGACGTTCCGCTGCTCACCAACGCCGTGGGTCTACCCATGACCGGCGCGCTGTCGGGCACCATCGACCTCAAGCTGCCGGAGTCGAAGCTTTCGAAGGCGGAGGGCAAGATAGACCTGAAGATCACCGACCTCTCGGTGGGCGATGGCAAGGCGAAGATCCGCAACACCATCGCGCTGCCGAAGCTGGACGCGGGCGAGATGACGTTCACGGCGGAGGCGACGGACGGGCGCCTCAAGATCGAGAAGTTCTCCGCCAAGGGCAAGGACATCGAGGTGGTCGCCGACGGCAGCGTGCGTCTCCGGGATCCGATGGATCAAAGCCTCGCGGAGCTGTCGCTCCGTTTCGCCTTCAGCGATGCCTACAAGAACAAGAACGACATCACGCGTGGCTTGTTCGGCGCGCCGGGTTCCAGCATGCCGGGTCTGTTCGACCTGGATCCCAAGACCAAGCGCGCCAAGCGCCCCGACGGTTTCTACGCCTGGCGGCTGGTCGGTCCTCTGGGCAGGATGGAGCCGCAGCCGGCCCCAATGGGCGCCAGTGGTTCCGCCGCGCCGAGCCGCTCCATGCGGGGATTCTCGCCGCGCTGA